A window from Cinclus cinclus chromosome 4, bCinCin1.1, whole genome shotgun sequence encodes these proteins:
- the SMKR1 gene encoding small lysine-rich protein 1 — MAGKAKNPKGKGKGKGKGSQKGANKVDVKEVDLFSPAAMLNAYYISHNAAAFLEFRGHPWPGSLKKKGKKKK, encoded by the exons ATG GCAGGCAAAGCCAAAAACCCCAAGGGTAAAGGTaaaggcaaaggcaaagggTCCCAAAAAGGTGCAAATAAAGTGGATGTGAAAGAAGTGGATCTCTTCAGCCCAGCTGCCATGCTGAACGCTTACTACATCTCTCACAACGctgctgccttcctggaatTCCGGGGCCATCCCTGGCCTGGCTCTCTcaaaaagaaggggaagaaaaagaagtga